CGGCGTGGCCGAGGAACTGGCGCAGGACGCGCTGGTGGCCGCGCTGGAGCACTGGCCGAAAGACGGCGTGCCGAACAACCCCGGCGCCTGGCTCATGACCACCGCGAAGAACCGCTCGCTGGACTGGCTGCGCCACCGCCAGATGGCCGACGCGCGGCACGAAGACATCGCGCGCGACCTCGAAGCGCTGGACGCGCTCACCGTGCCCGATTTCGTGGACGCGCTCGACGCCGCGCGGCAGGACGACATCGGAGACGACCTGCTGCGCCTCATCTTCACCGCCTGCCACCCGGTGCTCTCCACCGACGCGCGCGTGGCGCTTACGCTCAAGCTGCTCGGCGGCCTGAGCACCTTCGAGATCGCGCGCGCCTACCTGGTGCCCGAGGCCACCATCGCCCAGCGCATCGTGCGCGCCAAGCGCACGCTGGCCGACGCGAGCGTGCCTTTTGAAGTGCCGCGTGGCGGGCAACTGGCCGAGCGCCTGGGCTCGGTGCTCGAAGTGGTCTACCTGGTGTTCAACGAGGGCTACACCGCCAGCACCGGCGGCGACTGGATGCGCCCGGCGCTGTGCGACGAGGCCCTGCGCCTGGGGCGCATGTTGGCCGAGCTGGCGCCCGACCAGGCCGAGGCGCACGGCCTGGTGGCGTTGATGGAGATCCAGGCCTCGCGCACCGCCGCGCGCACCGATGCCCTGGGCAACCCGGTGCTGCTGACCGAGCAGGACCGCAGCCGCTGGGACCCGCTGTTGATCCGCCGTGGCCTGGCCGCGCTGGCGCGCGCCGAGGCGCTGGGCCAGCCCGTCGGCAGCTACCGGTTGCAGGCCAGCATCGCCGCCTGCCACGCCCGCGCGCCCACCGCCGAAGCCACCGACTGGGCGCGCATCGCCGCGCTCTACGGCGTGCTGATGCGCGTGGCGCCCTCGCCCGTGGTCGAGCTCAACCGCGCGGTGGCCGTGTCCATGCACGAAGGCCCGGCCGCGGGGCTGGCCATCGTCGAGACCCTGCTGCAGGACAAGGCCTTGCAGCGTTACCACTGGCTGCACGCCGTGCAGGGCGATCTGCTGCAGAAACTGGGGCGCCAGCAGGAGGCTCGGGCCGCGTTGCACCAGGCCGCGGCGCTGGCGGGAAACGAGAAGGAGCGGGCCCTGCTGGAGCGGCGCGCGCAGGGGTAGGGCGGGTCAGCCCTGGGCCTGCGGCAGCGCGAAATAGAAGGTCGCGCCGCCGTCGACCTGGCCTTGCGCCCAGGTCCGGCCGCCGTGTCGGGCAATGATCCGAAAGACATTGGCCAGCCCGATGCCGATGCCATCGAACTCGTCGACGCGGTGCAGGCGCTGGAAGACGCCGAAGAGCTTGTCCTGGAACCGCATGTCGAAGCCGGCGCCGTTGTCGCGCACGAAGACCACCGTCTCGCCCGGTTCGCCGGGCTGCGCGCCGATCTCGATCCGGGCTCGCGGGCGTTTGCTGCTGTACTTCAGGGCGTTCGAGATGAGATTGACCAGCACGACGCGCAGCAT
This Hydrogenophaga taeniospiralis DNA region includes the following protein-coding sequences:
- a CDS encoding RNA polymerase sigma factor → MHSAVHQTIATVWRLESARIVAAVARRVRDLGVAEELAQDALVAALEHWPKDGVPNNPGAWLMTTAKNRSLDWLRHRQMADARHEDIARDLEALDALTVPDFVDALDAARQDDIGDDLLRLIFTACHPVLSTDARVALTLKLLGGLSTFEIARAYLVPEATIAQRIVRAKRTLADASVPFEVPRGGQLAERLGSVLEVVYLVFNEGYTASTGGDWMRPALCDEALRLGRMLAELAPDQAEAHGLVALMEIQASRTAARTDALGNPVLLTEQDRSRWDPLLIRRGLAALARAEALGQPVGSYRLQASIAACHARAPTAEATDWARIAALYGVLMRVAPSPVVELNRAVAVSMHEGPAAGLAIVETLLQDKALQRYHWLHAVQGDLLQKLGRQQEARAALHQAAALAGNEKERALLERRAQG